The following coding sequences lie in one Tichowtungia aerotolerans genomic window:
- a CDS encoding vWA domain-containing protein: protein MKETLKKLVHRKHVCSAEAAAVSIVVHILLILLAGSVVAVRYVQKRDAEMDVVITEPKLERRQLQLPQKLDRVRRTTRRPKILSTKASASATEFSVPEMGNVGEVSSQKFDSPFARGVRDFRVLTAGIGIGAPKFKFLGIRGEGEKVVFILDGSEKMLSEESGGADACEYIRTQLNQVVSELPSSVLFNVLLYDGETVDEFRPHMVPVTATNRSALAEWLAPFWKAGPEAGLSEDQNTYVPETVYETAIGDETREWVRSLQAALEQRPDTVFVVSRDWGRHSLSREKGMRLVDFTLWQLLSGNGGSSVGGSSALAADRELRDSLIQQAVEAVQEEDDVRSLTNDPEQFLRDLISYIQYSEDQIYDHIDAVVQSMYTQVNMAPPWIHFVRLVPDEDDGVIDDAVSKMSELTRIYGGEFAFLNGKDAVRRVAGGGDEPSDDEAAILADVDEEKSEAPESGIEFYNIRDRGSRIAFVLDASEDVVEEAVGGTNAFEFLKQQLVGMSATMTTGTLFNVIISDEDNVFAFKPEMAAFGGVAELGEWLTDILPGQLPETNRYEASSVYDSPLGADVQGFPLALQVAMEQKADLIFTVGTGMGRLKVGKEKARRLLNFSILDALGGDTDEELQGETEEGELVTVTSSTSPESNVKDLLLPLENDKEQRDELIRQALMRIQSEMDKRKKAGLPPGFVHSILDYIEYTPQQIVDHLMEVGKVQYPADDDGAVLPRVHFAVLLEPGGRMQRDEFRVLRRLAQSCSGEIKMVYGADTEKEMRKLNRMLDLYP from the coding sequence TTGAAAGAGACGCTGAAAAAACTGGTGCATCGTAAGCATGTCTGTTCGGCTGAGGCTGCCGCGGTCAGTATCGTTGTGCATATTCTTCTGATCCTGCTGGCCGGGTCTGTGGTGGCGGTTCGGTATGTCCAGAAACGGGACGCGGAAATGGATGTGGTGATTACGGAACCGAAGCTGGAACGGCGTCAGCTGCAACTTCCTCAGAAACTGGATCGGGTTCGCCGCACGACCCGTCGTCCAAAAATTCTGAGCACGAAGGCATCGGCGTCTGCCACTGAGTTTTCTGTGCCGGAGATGGGGAATGTCGGGGAGGTCAGTTCTCAAAAGTTTGATTCGCCGTTTGCCCGTGGCGTACGGGACTTCCGGGTGCTTACGGCCGGTATCGGTATTGGCGCACCTAAGTTTAAGTTTCTCGGTATACGTGGAGAAGGCGAGAAGGTGGTGTTTATTCTCGATGGCTCGGAAAAGATGCTTTCGGAAGAATCCGGTGGTGCGGATGCCTGTGAGTATATTCGAACTCAGCTGAATCAGGTTGTTTCGGAGCTGCCGTCATCTGTTTTGTTTAATGTGCTTCTTTATGACGGCGAGACTGTGGATGAATTTCGTCCGCACATGGTTCCAGTGACAGCCACGAACCGTTCGGCGCTGGCAGAATGGCTGGCTCCGTTCTGGAAGGCCGGGCCCGAGGCCGGATTGTCGGAAGACCAGAATACATATGTGCCGGAAACGGTTTATGAAACAGCGATTGGAGATGAAACCCGCGAGTGGGTTCGATCGTTGCAGGCGGCGCTGGAGCAGCGGCCGGATACTGTATTTGTTGTCAGCCGTGACTGGGGGAGACACAGTCTCAGTCGGGAAAAAGGCATGCGGCTGGTGGACTTCACGCTTTGGCAGCTGCTTAGCGGTAACGGAGGATCTTCTGTTGGCGGATCGTCGGCGTTGGCTGCTGACCGGGAGCTTCGCGACAGCCTGATCCAGCAGGCGGTCGAGGCGGTCCAGGAGGAAGATGATGTACGCAGTCTTACTAATGATCCGGAGCAGTTCCTTCGGGATCTGATCAGCTACATCCAGTATTCCGAAGATCAGATCTACGACCATATTGATGCTGTGGTTCAGTCGATGTATACGCAGGTGAATATGGCTCCGCCATGGATTCATTTTGTTCGACTGGTTCCAGATGAAGACGATGGAGTGATTGACGATGCGGTCTCAAAAATGAGTGAGCTGACCCGGATTTATGGCGGAGAGTTTGCGTTTTTAAACGGCAAGGATGCCGTCAGGCGGGTGGCCGGCGGCGGGGATGAGCCTTCGGATGATGAGGCGGCAATTCTCGCTGATGTTGATGAGGAAAAGTCTGAAGCTCCAGAGTCCGGCATTGAATTTTACAATATAAGAGACCGCGGCAGCCGGATTGCGTTTGTGCTGGATGCTTCTGAGGATGTTGTTGAGGAAGCGGTGGGCGGGACTAACGCGTTTGAGTTCCTCAAGCAGCAGCTGGTTGGAATGTCTGCGACCATGACGACCGGAACGCTGTTTAATGTGATTATCAGTGATGAAGATAACGTTTTTGCGTTCAAACCGGAGATGGCTGCGTTTGGCGGGGTGGCAGAGTTGGGCGAGTGGCTTACGGATATTCTGCCCGGTCAGTTGCCCGAGACCAATCGCTATGAGGCGTCGTCTGTTTATGATTCGCCCCTTGGGGCTGATGTTCAGGGGTTTCCGTTGGCCCTTCAGGTTGCTATGGAACAGAAGGCGGATCTGATTTTTACTGTTGGAACGGGGATGGGGCGACTGAAGGTTGGGAAGGAAAAGGCGCGCCGACTGCTTAACTTCTCAATTCTGGATGCATTGGGTGGTGACACTGACGAAGAGTTACAGGGTGAAACGGAGGAAGGTGAACTGGTGACGGTGACCTCTTCAACGAGTCCGGAATCCAATGTGAAGGATCTTCTGCTGCCACTGGAAAACGACAAAGAACAACGCGATGAGCTGATTCGTCAGGCGCTAATGCGCATCCAGTCGGAAATGGACAAAAGGAAGAAGGCGGGTTTGCCCCCCGGATTCGTGCACAGCATTCTCGATTATATCGAATATACTCCACAGCAGATCGTGGATCACTTAATGGAGGTTGGTAAGGTGCAGTATCCTGCGGACGATGATGGGGCTGTTCTTCCGCGCGTCCATTTTGCGGTTCTGCTGGAACCGGGAGGGAGAATGCAGCGGGATGAGTTCCGTGTTCTCAGGCGACTTGCGCAGAGTTGTTCCGGTGAAATAAAGATGGTGTATGGAGCCGATACGGAGAAAGAAATGCGCAAATTGAACCGAATGCTCGATTTGTACCCCTGA
- a CDS encoding tetratricopeptide repeat protein, producing MSKNCNLKFGIRAVVLVAVMFSVCGRVSGQEIASMATSVLVERAKDLLKADNPSSLLPYLEEILVRLKGMNDKDSNELRSFCMYQIGACKLQMERYPDAIRALQDFLEKYPDDTKAPMASLMIAEAFAMGKDWAGAERYAKMLMGQTHLDPKRIMSARQLLAEALYNQEKWKEAAVPLRQVFDTAEKPEDRNASAIMLVSCFVKSKDFDNFLKFLSYCDDSVRQNGALNVALIEAGDQKFNEGDYANALVLYRTVLRGAERLALYEKQNRQIEKTLAEPFVERIGRTRSAYDAEQEKLRSAMTQNNKEMEQIRKGAGYDADLEMRIGKCYTGMKRNWPALTLYRRFYTGFPDLKLADDARFQAFSVSLDMQKLDDAVQEADDYLKKYPTGKFADEVSLNQMQVLLQLGKLDEALAVGANALETMPNHRFVDQVKYLMGYINFQKIEYAKALAQFREVFEKWPDSTYHEASDYWVAMCHLFMGQFEPAITAFTGYLENKDYPQLRFEEDASYRLGIALYGAGRFEDAEMIFRRFIETFPGSNLESEAYSMIGDLRGAEGDLEEALKYYTSGIESAISIDQLNYATFQTAKIYELQKEYRKIIDMMDAYLRENGEEGNVPGASFWLGKAYKAMGDTDKALKQYIETIAKFGNKPENADIDLILRELIKENEEEGGWTSNRSVVNQLNRELARAKSNGQTTLALRLGTLFAYTLSDGQRERYVKEILSSDVKDAGPLTLVLMGDEALARNDYDFVHKAYKHCMAAFEESEILVDVMNVELQALFKEGKYDQVQNLAEDIINRFGYREEVGLTQMVKADSYRMTKEYDLAIKAYQDIFKVPDWRGPLTSEALYWIGMCTLEQGRETEAFAFFQRVYVMYEGHTEWAAKAYEGSILCLEKMGGRTADIISTCEEMLSKEAIAATPEGALARARLAKLRPQGDK from the coding sequence ATGTCTAAGAACTGTAATTTAAAGTTTGGCATACGTGCGGTCGTTCTGGTCGCCGTTATGTTTTCCGTTTGCGGCAGAGTGTCTGGGCAGGAGATCGCCTCGATGGCGACCAGTGTGCTGGTCGAGCGAGCCAAAGATCTCTTAAAGGCCGACAATCCTTCGAGTTTGCTTCCTTACCTGGAAGAGATTCTGGTTCGTCTGAAAGGGATGAACGATAAGGATTCCAACGAGCTTCGGTCGTTCTGCATGTATCAGATTGGTGCGTGTAAACTGCAGATGGAAAGATATCCGGATGCAATTCGGGCGCTGCAGGATTTTTTAGAAAAATACCCGGATGACACAAAAGCACCGATGGCTTCTCTGATGATTGCCGAAGCATTTGCGATGGGCAAAGACTGGGCGGGTGCTGAGCGATATGCAAAGATGTTGATGGGACAGACACATCTTGATCCCAAACGTATCATGTCTGCCCGCCAGCTGCTTGCCGAAGCGCTGTATAATCAGGAAAAATGGAAAGAAGCCGCGGTTCCTCTTCGTCAGGTGTTTGACACGGCAGAAAAACCTGAAGATCGCAACGCGTCCGCCATTATGCTGGTCAGTTGTTTCGTCAAATCGAAGGATTTTGATAATTTTCTTAAGTTTCTATCCTACTGCGATGATTCCGTCCGCCAAAACGGGGCTCTGAATGTTGCGCTGATCGAAGCCGGGGACCAGAAGTTCAATGAGGGAGATTATGCAAACGCCTTGGTCTTGTACCGAACAGTCCTGAGAGGGGCTGAACGACTGGCGCTTTACGAGAAGCAGAATCGTCAGATTGAAAAAACACTGGCGGAGCCTTTTGTGGAACGTATTGGTAGAACCCGCAGCGCATACGACGCCGAGCAGGAAAAGCTGCGCTCCGCGATGACCCAGAACAACAAGGAAATGGAGCAGATCCGTAAAGGGGCTGGATATGACGCGGATCTGGAAATGCGCATCGGGAAATGTTACACGGGCATGAAGCGCAACTGGCCGGCACTGACGCTTTATCGCCGTTTTTATACGGGATTTCCTGATTTGAAGCTGGCTGATGACGCCCGTTTCCAGGCCTTTTCAGTGTCGCTGGACATGCAGAAGTTGGATGACGCTGTTCAGGAAGCTGATGACTACCTGAAAAAATATCCGACCGGCAAATTTGCAGATGAGGTTTCTTTAAACCAGATGCAGGTATTGCTTCAGCTTGGCAAGCTGGACGAAGCTCTGGCGGTTGGAGCGAATGCTTTGGAAACGATGCCGAACCACCGTTTTGTTGATCAGGTTAAGTATCTGATGGGATATATTAATTTCCAGAAGATCGAATATGCAAAAGCTTTGGCGCAGTTCCGTGAAGTCTTCGAAAAATGGCCGGACAGTACCTATCATGAGGCCTCTGATTATTGGGTTGCCATGTGCCACCTGTTTATGGGGCAGTTTGAGCCGGCTATCACGGCGTTTACAGGATATCTTGAAAATAAGGATTATCCACAGCTGCGGTTTGAAGAGGATGCCTCTTATCGTTTAGGGATTGCTCTTTACGGGGCCGGCCGATTTGAAGATGCTGAAATGATTTTCCGGCGCTTTATTGAAACATTCCCGGGCAGCAATCTTGAGTCTGAAGCCTACAGCATGATTGGTGATTTGCGCGGAGCTGAAGGGGACCTGGAGGAAGCTCTTAAATATTATACCAGCGGTATTGAAAGCGCTATATCGATTGACCAGCTCAATTACGCGACGTTCCAGACTGCCAAAATTTATGAGTTGCAGAAGGAGTACCGGAAAATCATTGATATGATGGACGCCTACCTCCGTGAAAACGGTGAAGAAGGAAATGTTCCGGGCGCGAGTTTCTGGTTGGGCAAAGCTTATAAAGCCATGGGCGACACCGACAAAGCGCTTAAACAGTATATTGAGACCATTGCTAAATTTGGTAACAAGCCGGAAAATGCTGATATTGACCTGATTCTCCGGGAGCTGATTAAAGAAAACGAAGAAGAAGGCGGCTGGACCTCTAACAGATCCGTTGTCAACCAGCTGAACCGTGAGCTGGCTCGGGCAAAGAGCAATGGACAGACCACGCTGGCATTGCGATTAGGGACTTTGTTTGCTTATACCCTGTCGGACGGACAGCGTGAGCGGTATGTTAAAGAAATCCTTTCTTCTGATGTTAAGGATGCCGGTCCGCTGACTCTTGTACTGATGGGAGACGAAGCGTTGGCCCGCAATGATTACGATTTTGTACACAAGGCCTATAAACACTGCATGGCAGCTTTCGAGGAATCAGAAATCCTTGTCGATGTGATGAATGTTGAGCTGCAGGCTTTGTTTAAAGAAGGAAAATACGATCAGGTTCAGAACCTGGCGGAAGATATTATCAATCGATTCGGCTATCGGGAGGAAGTCGGTTTGACTCAGATGGTGAAGGCAGATTCCTATCGTATGACGAAGGAATATGATCTCGCCATTAAAGCCTACCAGGATATTTTCAAAGTGCCCGACTGGCGTGGTCCTTTGACTTCTGAGGCATTGTACTGGATCGGGATGTGCACCCTTGAACAGGGCCGGGAGACAGAAGCGTTTGCATTCTTCCAGCGGGTGTATGTGATGTATGAAGGCCACACAGAGTGGGCCGCAAAGGCATATGAAGGAAGTATTCTCTGCCTCGAAAAAATGGGTGGGCGCACTGCTGACATAATTTCGACATGTGAGGAGATGCTTTCAAAAGAAGCAATTGCGGCGACGCCGGAAGGTGCCTTGGCTCGTGCTCGACTAGCCAAGCTGCGTCCTCAGGGAGATAAATAA
- a CDS encoding SGNH/GDSL hydrolase family protein, with the protein MKIGFFLFLVLLVAGCVRIEKPVRVVCIGDSLTACGGPDGHYTDWLAKWMPDCEVINKGVGGDTLGGGRNRYEQDVLALNPDVVVIELGANDFWQVKRPLDELAADLEYMVSAAKAAGMQVVIASCFGDVEQGDPSVEFKEDAHARYARGIAGFEQELCERYGCLYVPNMQVDIKPVKEFPECWNDTNHPNRAGNEFVARRIFHELRKAVAACR; encoded by the coding sequence ATGAAAATCGGATTTTTTCTGTTTTTGGTTCTGTTGGTCGCCGGTTGCGTACGTATTGAAAAGCCGGTGCGGGTGGTCTGTATTGGTGACAGCCTGACGGCCTGCGGTGGTCCGGACGGTCATTACACAGACTGGCTTGCAAAATGGATGCCGGACTGTGAAGTGATTAATAAGGGGGTCGGCGGTGACACGCTGGGCGGCGGTCGCAATCGCTATGAGCAGGATGTGCTGGCGCTGAACCCGGATGTGGTGGTGATTGAGCTGGGTGCGAATGATTTCTGGCAGGTAAAACGTCCGCTGGATGAATTGGCTGCGGATCTTGAGTATATGGTGAGCGCTGCGAAGGCGGCCGGAATGCAGGTGGTGATTGCCAGCTGTTTCGGCGATGTGGAGCAGGGCGATCCTTCAGTGGAGTTTAAGGAAGATGCCCATGCCCGTTATGCCCGTGGTATTGCCGGGTTTGAGCAGGAACTCTGCGAGCGCTACGGCTGTTTGTATGTGCCGAATATGCAGGTGGACATCAAACCGGTCAAAGAGTTCCCTGAGTGTTGGAACGACACGAACCATCCTAATCGGGCGGGCAACGAGTTTGTGGCCCGACGTATTTTTCATGAACTTCGGAAAGCGGTTGCCGCCTGTCGCTGA
- a CDS encoding TrmH family RNA methyltransferase, which produces MMITSKDNSRLKAVRALVRSKKDRQKSGCFVIEGVRALSALRDGAALPQYRLKEIWVSEKAPAEIEADCCIPHEFMEQLSDCRTSQGVLGVVEYTPAPLEINPDKGNYLLLDRVMDPGNMGTLIRSAVAFGFDGVLLHGDCVEIFNPKTVRATMGALPFCNFQSLDEKEGTSSFQTLEKYEYDLIATELRDAEDLYEMEFGPKSVLVIGNEANGVCDEILKRASRRLSIPMSGNVESLNAAVAGSICMSAISAKSL; this is translated from the coding sequence ATGATGATTACCTCGAAAGACAACTCAAGGCTTAAAGCGGTTCGGGCTTTGGTGCGTTCTAAAAAGGACCGCCAGAAAAGCGGCTGTTTTGTCATTGAGGGCGTGCGCGCCCTGAGTGCGCTTCGCGACGGAGCCGCGCTTCCGCAGTATCGTCTTAAGGAAATCTGGGTTTCTGAAAAAGCGCCTGCGGAGATCGAAGCGGACTGCTGTATCCCTCATGAATTCATGGAGCAGCTTTCTGACTGCCGCACATCGCAGGGCGTGCTCGGTGTGGTGGAGTACACTCCTGCGCCGTTGGAAATCAACCCGGACAAGGGCAATTATCTGCTGCTCGACCGGGTGATGGATCCCGGCAACATGGGTACGCTGATCCGCTCGGCGGTTGCCTTCGGCTTCGACGGTGTTTTACTGCACGGTGACTGCGTGGAGATCTTTAATCCCAAAACCGTTCGCGCCACCATGGGCGCATTGCCGTTCTGTAATTTCCAATCTTTGGACGAAAAAGAGGGAACCTCCAGCTTCCAAACACTGGAAAAATATGAATACGACCTGATTGCGACTGAATTACGCGACGCTGAAGATCTCTATGAGATGGAGTTCGGACCGAAAAGCGTGCTGGTCATCGGTAATGAAGCCAACGGGGTGTGTGATGAGATTCTCAAACGAGCAAGCCGCCGGCTTTCGATTCCGATGTCTGGAAACGTCGAGTCGCTCAACGCCGCCGTCGCCGGCTCCATCTGCATGAGTGCCATTTCTGCAAAGAGTCTGTGA
- a CDS encoding 3'-5' exonuclease: protein MIGKAKILLLAVFVAGSLFAGDEENDRLVTNTVFVAFDMETTGFNSENDRLVEIGAVKFRGDGSVLSSASWLVNPQRDIPFYATEVHGILTEMVTTAPVFSEVWPQFEAFCGDAVLLAHNAAFDVGFLLAELERAGMNAPSMPIADTLALFRKWFPHEKSCSLGKLTTSLGVPGETYHRAEADSFHIVNVFRIGIQKRDELTMLRFEQDAGGYQWLDGRALP from the coding sequence ATGATTGGAAAAGCAAAGATTTTACTTCTGGCAGTTTTCGTTGCCGGTTCACTGTTTGCCGGCGATGAAGAAAATGACAGGTTGGTAACGAATACTGTTTTTGTGGCGTTCGATATGGAGACGACCGGGTTCAACAGCGAAAACGATCGCCTGGTGGAAATCGGCGCTGTTAAATTTCGCGGAGACGGATCGGTGTTGTCCTCGGCAAGCTGGCTGGTGAATCCTCAGCGCGATATTCCTTTTTATGCCACGGAAGTGCACGGCATCCTGACGGAGATGGTCACCACGGCTCCTGTTTTTTCAGAAGTCTGGCCGCAGTTCGAAGCGTTTTGCGGCGATGCCGTTCTGCTTGCTCATAACGCGGCCTTCGACGTCGGATTCCTGCTGGCGGAGCTGGAGCGGGCGGGCATGAACGCTCCGTCCATGCCGATCGCCGATACGCTTGCGCTGTTCCGGAAATGGTTTCCGCATGAAAAAAGCTGTTCTCTCGGAAAGCTGACGACCAGTCTGGGAGTGCCCGGAGAGACCTATCATCGTGCCGAAGCGGACTCTTTCCATATTGTGAATGTTTTCCGGATCGGAATTCAAAAGAGGGACGAATTGACGATGCTCCGTTTCGAACAGGATGCCGGCGGATATCAATGGCTCGACGGGAGGGCTCTGCCATGA
- the murB gene encoding UDP-N-acetylmuramate dehydrogenase, translated as MKSASEIKELFPELEISENIPLKKFTTFRLGGPCPLLIDNPPADRLPALVQALNKKGIKFLVIGQGSNLVISDDGLDCAVIRFCSEIPHIQTNETGITVSGDTLLEDCSRITVEQALGDLAYCTGIPGTVGGGIAGNAGAFGRQIGDHLVSAEILTLDGTVLSVSREELEFSYRHSRLKETGEIVLSATFVLPSEKANILQAERQRILDFRKEHHPDWHATPCAGSVFKNIEPTSAVERRKAAGHFLEEAGAKTMTVGGARVFHQHANIIIGEIGCTAQNVKSLCDQMKQAVLKKSGIKLIPEVRFLGRFQ; from the coding sequence ATGAAATCGGCATCTGAAATCAAAGAACTTTTTCCCGAACTGGAAATCAGCGAAAACATCCCACTGAAAAAATTTACGACGTTCCGACTGGGCGGCCCCTGCCCGCTGCTGATTGATAACCCTCCCGCGGACCGGCTTCCTGCCCTTGTTCAGGCACTGAATAAAAAAGGAATAAAGTTTCTGGTCATCGGACAGGGATCCAATCTCGTCATTTCCGATGACGGACTGGACTGCGCAGTCATCCGTTTCTGCTCCGAAATCCCACACATCCAAACCAACGAAACCGGCATAACCGTTTCAGGAGATACGCTGCTGGAAGACTGCAGCCGGATCACGGTCGAGCAGGCTCTCGGCGACCTCGCCTACTGCACCGGCATTCCCGGCACCGTCGGCGGAGGAATCGCCGGCAACGCCGGGGCATTTGGACGGCAGATCGGTGACCACCTCGTCTCTGCCGAAATACTCACCCTTGACGGCACCGTTCTTTCGGTCAGCCGTGAGGAACTTGAATTTTCATACCGTCATTCCCGCCTCAAAGAAACCGGTGAGATTGTCCTGTCCGCCACTTTTGTTCTGCCCTCGGAAAAAGCAAATATTCTACAAGCCGAACGACAGCGGATTCTGGACTTTCGCAAAGAACATCACCCGGACTGGCACGCAACGCCCTGTGCCGGAAGTGTATTCAAAAACATCGAACCGACGTCCGCCGTTGAGCGGCGCAAAGCGGCCGGACATTTTCTGGAAGAAGCCGGCGCCAAAACAATGACCGTCGGCGGCGCCCGGGTTTTTCATCAACACGCCAATATCATCATCGGCGAAATCGGCTGCACCGCCCAAAACGTAAAAAGTCTCTGCGATCAAATGAAACAGGCCGT
- a CDS encoding tetratricopeptide repeat protein, producing the protein MKTFSVSLICFLLLLPASFAKKPISPSDMASSVLLKQARFLLESRKAKEAVPVLEEVLVRLQEIEGEEAQVARETALYQLGLCSLEAELYEKAAACFKTFVREYPEHANAQEARFLILEALAWQKDSSAVTSYIQQMEESGEFNEVLAVLNSKNDTTRHTVLALLSAYARTADLENWQRFLPFCDEDGRSDLDLNQALMAGGDLAVEQKDYLKALRFYHEVWMSDQLIVAYDRRLAALKVVLDTPLPWVPLSQREAQASERASENRRYEQMLAERTRLEEKNYDQDLMLRIAQCYDAMGRRWNSYVIYEHLYTAFPSNRVAERSRYAAFQCLAALEELDDAKAAAGTYLELYPAGRYRDAVTLGLVQVHLQLGEIGDAEELGLSLREQEPVHRYLDQVTYLMGYIRFEQQDYAQALELFTETSSEWPERVYAEESVYWMGMCDLFLGSFSNAVDVFEAYLSNTNWIPKAFEADVTYRLGMARYGLEEYDTSRQIFEGFLEQFPDDELCSEAWSMLGDLHGADGEMDEALKCYGEARDCAVHVKQETYAVFQAAQVYDLLNRHMDRIHLLQDYLETRGKEGEFARAVLEISRSWQALSKPANALDAYTEAIGRYGNSAELEEADRLFVNLLNESANPLRDGITAGAVVLRLAPLQKDALEDGSQKALAMRLTALLAALAEGTEQEAYDQTLLAQDSLEGLTMLPLRRFAEAAVARGKTERVQQAFELFMEKYGDSDDALPMVNVQLQLLIDGEKYTEAFELAEKSLDRYPGHPEIALTHLLAADALRLQKKYDQAVEMYKTFAAVREWRGPLTPKALYSIGLCAREQGHTQEACAWFQRVYVLYGQYPEWTAKAYAASVQCLQELGRPADAVRTMREMVANPDVVNTPEGRQATAELARMPEVKK; encoded by the coding sequence ATGAAGACGTTTTCTGTATCTCTGATCTGTTTTCTGCTGCTTCTTCCGGCTTCTTTTGCCAAGAAGCCGATTTCTCCATCGGATATGGCTTCCAGCGTTCTATTGAAGCAGGCGCGCTTTTTATTGGAGAGCCGCAAGGCGAAGGAGGCCGTTCCGGTTCTGGAGGAGGTCCTCGTTCGCTTGCAGGAGATAGAAGGCGAAGAAGCTCAGGTCGCAAGGGAGACTGCATTATATCAGCTGGGCCTGTGCAGCCTGGAGGCGGAGCTGTACGAAAAAGCAGCGGCGTGCTTTAAGACGTTTGTTCGCGAATATCCGGAACATGCCAACGCTCAGGAAGCGAGGTTCCTGATTCTGGAGGCTCTTGCGTGGCAGAAAGATTCCAGTGCAGTTACGTCTTATATTCAGCAGATGGAAGAGTCCGGCGAATTTAATGAAGTGCTGGCCGTTCTGAATTCCAAAAATGATACAACCCGGCATACGGTTCTGGCGCTGCTGTCGGCCTATGCCCGGACAGCCGACCTTGAAAACTGGCAGCGCTTCCTTCCGTTTTGCGATGAGGATGGTCGAAGCGATCTCGATTTGAATCAGGCATTGATGGCCGGTGGCGATCTGGCGGTTGAGCAGAAGGATTATCTGAAGGCGCTGCGCTTCTACCACGAGGTCTGGATGAGCGATCAGCTGATCGTTGCCTATGACCGCCGCCTGGCGGCGTTAAAGGTTGTTTTGGATACGCCGCTTCCGTGGGTGCCGCTATCCCAGCGCGAAGCTCAGGCTTCGGAGCGTGCTTCAGAAAATCGACGGTATGAGCAAATGCTCGCGGAGCGTACGCGGCTCGAAGAGAAAAATTATGATCAGGACCTGATGCTTCGCATTGCGCAGTGCTATGACGCGATGGGGCGTCGCTGGAACTCGTATGTGATTTATGAGCACCTGTATACGGCGTTTCCGAGCAATCGTGTGGCTGAACGAAGTCGCTATGCGGCGTTCCAGTGTTTGGCCGCTTTGGAGGAACTGGACGACGCAAAGGCCGCGGCGGGGACGTATCTGGAGCTGTATCCGGCTGGTCGGTATCGTGATGCGGTGACGCTGGGGCTGGTGCAGGTCCATCTGCAGCTCGGGGAGATCGGTGATGCTGAGGAACTAGGCCTGTCTCTTCGTGAACAGGAGCCGGTTCACCGTTATTTGGACCAGGTGACCTATCTGATGGGATATATCCGGTTTGAGCAGCAGGATTATGCACAAGCCCTGGAGTTGTTTACTGAAACCTCATCGGAATGGCCGGAGCGCGTTTATGCAGAAGAGTCAGTTTACTGGATGGGGATGTGTGATCTGTTTCTGGGAAGCTTCAGCAATGCGGTGGACGTGTTTGAAGCATATCTGAGCAATACGAACTGGATTCCAAAGGCGTTCGAGGCCGATGTGACCTATCGGCTGGGTATGGCGCGCTACGGACTGGAGGAATACGACACCTCCCGGCAGATTTTTGAAGGTTTTCTGGAGCAGTTTCCGGATGACGAGCTCTGTTCTGAGGCGTGGAGTATGCTGGGGGATCTGCACGGCGCAGACGGCGAGATGGATGAGGCGCTGAAGTGTTATGGCGAGGCCCGAGACTGTGCAGTTCATGTTAAACAGGAAACGTATGCGGTTTTCCAGGCCGCTCAGGTGTACGACCTTCTGAATCGTCATATGGATCGGATTCATCTCCTGCAGGATTATCTGGAAACGCGCGGCAAAGAGGGCGAGTTTGCCCGGGCTGTACTTGAAATCAGCCGGTCCTGGCAAGCGCTGAGTAAACCTGCGAACGCATTGGATGCTTACACGGAGGCAATCGGTCGGTATGGCAACTCGGCAGAGCTTGAGGAGGCGGATCGTCTGTTTGTGAACCTGCTGAACGAGTCCGCCAATCCGCTGCGTGATGGCATAACAGCCGGTGCGGTTGTTCTCCGTCTGGCTCCTTTGCAGAAGGATGCTTTGGAAGACGGTTCACAAAAAGCATTGGCGATGCGCCTGACGGCATTGCTGGCCGCTCTGGCGGAGGGGACGGAGCAGGAGGCTTATGATCAGACTCTTTTGGCGCAGGACTCTTTGGAGGGGCTGACAATGCTGCCGCTTCGCCGCTTTGCCGAAGCGGCTGTGGCCCGCGGCAAGACGGAACGTGTTCAACAGGCGTTTGAACTGTTTATGGAAAAATACGGCGATTCGGACGATGCTCTTCCGATGGTGAATGTGCAGCTTCAGCTGCTGATTGACGGGGAAAAATATACTGAGGCCTTTGAACTGGCTGAAAAGAGCCTGGATCGGTATCCCGGTCATCCTGAGATTGCTCTGACGCACTTGCTGGCAGCGGATGCGCTTCGTCTTCAGAAAAAGTACGATCAGGCCGTTGAAATGTATAAGACATTTGCTGCGGTGCGGGAATGGCGCGGACCTTTGACGCCGAAGGCGCTCTACAGTATTGGGCTTTGCGCGCGCGAACAGGGACATACGCAGGAGGCCTGTGCCTGGTTTCAGCGAGTGTACGTGCTGTACGGCCAGTATCCGGAATGGACCGCCAAAGCCTATGCGGCCAGTGTGCAATGCCTGCAGGAACTGGGACGACCTGCCGATGCGGTCCGTACGATGCGTGAAATGGTTGCGAATCCCGATGTCGTGAATACACCTGAGGGACGGCAGGCAACGGCGGAGCTGGCCCGGATGCCGGAGGTGAAAAAATGA